From the Amblyraja radiata isolate CabotCenter1 chromosome 12, sAmbRad1.1.pri, whole genome shotgun sequence genome, one window contains:
- the LOC116979067 gene encoding tumor necrosis factor ligand superfamily member 10-like isoform X1, with protein MSSTQPVVYNYLKPKLPATHADVKSKKWNFAAFVLGFAVLAEMCATVYYFCHLSGQIDMIQQKLNYPGQCLQDMNSYIDDTGGSVMTNVDPLCDSWLENIRVLINQRLRSDAKNLIYKELEAQNATFVSPGKPAIHLIAQHQNKPPSYDGHDILYWKDIKDLRSPGCHEVHHIGITIPKDGIYYIYPQVHFQHVRKLDIQDQHYKLFIQYLYKMSMYIMDILLTKAIFTKCWSRGQI; from the exons ATGTCCTCAACTCAACCAGTGGTTTACAATTACCTAAAACCAAAACTCCCCGCAACTCATGCGGATGTTAAAAGTAAGAAATGGAACTTCGCTGCGTTCGTGCTGGGATTTGCAGTTTTGGCAGAAATGTGTGCAACAGTCTACTATTTCTGTCACCTCAGCGGCCAGATTGACATG ATACAGCAGAAATTGAATTATCCGGGACAGTGCCTCCAGGATATGAACTCCTACATTGATGACACCGGGGGGAGTGTGATGACCAATGTGGATCCTTTGTGTGACAGCTGGCTTGAGAATATTCGAGTTCTAATAAATCAG CGTCTGAGATCTGATGCGAAAAATTTGATATACAAGGAATTGGAGG CACAAAATGCAACATTCGTGAGTCCTGGAAAACCAGCTATCCATTTAATTGCACAGCACCAGAACAAACCTCCAAGTTATG ACGGTCATGATATACTCTATTGGAAAGATATAAAGGATTTACGTTCACCAGGGTGCCATGAAGTACACCATATAGGAATCACCATTCCCAAGGATGGCATCTACTACATATACCCCCAGGTTCATTTCCAGCATGTACGCAAACTGGACATCCAGGATCAACATTACAAATTATTTATCCAATACCTTTATAAGATGTCCATGTATATAATGGATATTCTTTTAACTAAAGCTATTTTCACTAAATGTTGGTCAAGAGGCCAGATTTGA
- the LOC116979067 gene encoding uncharacterized protein LOC116979067 isoform X2, protein MSSTQPVVYNYLKPKLPATHADVKSKKWNFAAFVLGFAVLAEMCATVYYFCHLSGQIDMIQQKLNYPGQCLQDMNSYIDDTGGSVMTNVDPLCDSWLENIRVLINQRLRSDAKNLIYKELEAQNATFVSPGKPAIHLIAQHQNKPPSYAPHYINIIQTVMIYSIGKI, encoded by the exons ATGTCCTCAACTCAACCAGTGGTTTACAATTACCTAAAACCAAAACTCCCCGCAACTCATGCGGATGTTAAAAGTAAGAAATGGAACTTCGCTGCGTTCGTGCTGGGATTTGCAGTTTTGGCAGAAATGTGTGCAACAGTCTACTATTTCTGTCACCTCAGCGGCCAGATTGACATG ATACAGCAGAAATTGAATTATCCGGGACAGTGCCTCCAGGATATGAACTCCTACATTGATGACACCGGGGGGAGTGTGATGACCAATGTGGATCCTTTGTGTGACAGCTGGCTTGAGAATATTCGAGTTCTAATAAATCAG CGTCTGAGATCTGATGCGAAAAATTTGATATACAAGGAATTGGAGG CACAAAATGCAACATTCGTGAGTCCTGGAAAACCAGCTATCCATTTAATTGCACAGCACCAGAACAAACCTCCAAGTTATG CCCCACATTATATTAATATCATACAGACGGTCATGATATACTCTATTGGAAAGATATAA
- the LOC116979067 gene encoding uncharacterized protein LOC116979067 isoform X3, with product MSSTQPVVYNYLKPKLPATHADVKSKKWNFAAFVLGFAVLAEMCATVYYFCHLSGQIDMIQQKLNYPGQCLQDMNSYIDDTGGSVMTNVDPLCDSWLENIRVLINQRLRSDAKNLIYKELEAQNATFVSPGKPAIHLIAQHQNKPPSYGVRKKRVEKERLYSGA from the exons ATGTCCTCAACTCAACCAGTGGTTTACAATTACCTAAAACCAAAACTCCCCGCAACTCATGCGGATGTTAAAAGTAAGAAATGGAACTTCGCTGCGTTCGTGCTGGGATTTGCAGTTTTGGCAGAAATGTGTGCAACAGTCTACTATTTCTGTCACCTCAGCGGCCAGATTGACATG ATACAGCAGAAATTGAATTATCCGGGACAGTGCCTCCAGGATATGAACTCCTACATTGATGACACCGGGGGGAGTGTGATGACCAATGTGGATCCTTTGTGTGACAGCTGGCTTGAGAATATTCGAGTTCTAATAAATCAG CGTCTGAGATCTGATGCGAAAAATTTGATATACAAGGAATTGGAGG CACAAAATGCAACATTCGTGAGTCCTGGAAAACCAGCTATCCATTTAATTGCACAGCACCAGAACAAACCTCCAAGTTATG gagTAAGGAAGAAACGAGTAGAAAAAGAGAGATTATACAGTGGTGCGTGA